The Streptomyces seoulensis genome contains a region encoding:
- a CDS encoding class I SAM-dependent DNA methyltransferase, with amino-acid sequence MFSPEGPSTRELAVQALSSVERGYDLLAPKFDHTPFRTPGSVLDAVAKALGPLGPFEDGLDLCCGTGAGLSVLGGLCRRSVTGVDFSAGMLDVARRGQGEEVALVRADARALPFTAAFDLVVSFGAFGHFLPRELPGLFTQVHSALRPGGRFAFPVLAPPRPSSAAYWALLGFDAVMRVRNAVWRPPFVMYYRAFRLGDVRRELERAGFTVELRPLPEFGLRADGSPRARLVTARRSNS; translated from the coding sequence ATGTTCAGCCCCGAGGGTCCCAGCACACGCGAACTGGCCGTCCAGGCGCTGTCGTCCGTCGAGCGGGGCTACGACCTGCTCGCGCCCAAGTTCGACCACACCCCCTTCCGGACGCCCGGCTCGGTGCTGGACGCCGTCGCGAAGGCACTCGGGCCGCTCGGCCCCTTCGAGGACGGGCTCGACCTGTGCTGCGGCACCGGCGCCGGGCTGTCCGTACTGGGCGGGCTGTGCCGCCGGAGCGTCACCGGGGTCGACTTCAGCGCGGGCATGCTCGACGTGGCACGGCGCGGGCAGGGCGAGGAGGTCGCCCTGGTTCGGGCGGACGCCCGCGCGCTGCCCTTCACGGCCGCCTTCGACCTGGTCGTCAGCTTCGGTGCGTTCGGTCACTTCCTGCCACGGGAACTGCCCGGCCTCTTCACCCAGGTCCACTCGGCGCTCCGGCCGGGCGGCCGGTTCGCCTTCCCGGTGCTGGCCCCGCCCCGGCCGTCGAGCGCCGCGTACTGGGCGCTGCTCGGCTTCGACGCGGTGATGCGGGTGCGCAACGCCGTGTGGCGGCCACCGTTCGTCATGTACTACCGCGCGTTCCGCCTCGGTGACGTCCGCAGGGAACTGGAACGTGCCGGCTTCACGGTGGAGCTGCGGCCCCTGCCCGAGTTCGGCCTGCGCGCCGACGGCAGCCCCCGCGCCCGGCTGGTGACGGCGCGGCGCTCCAACTCGTAG
- a CDS encoding Rv1733c family protein, with protein MRTRSHRRRRRHNPLRRRSDVVEAWVAVVVAVLLCVVAPLAGTAAGLFTYDRARTHATEQRAERHAVRAVVLGRPAARPTVQGDRGHGYRAEVRWTEPGRRTHTAVADVPAGTRAGDTITVWFDSRGRTTTPPPNDVTVWQHTVAVGLGTAGGAAAIVLLARAVERRVALRHRLDEWERAWARTGPRWTRRRA; from the coding sequence CCGTCGACGTCGGCGGCACAATCCGCTGCGGCGGCGGTCGGACGTGGTGGAGGCGTGGGTGGCGGTGGTCGTCGCCGTCCTGCTGTGCGTGGTCGCGCCGCTGGCCGGGACGGCGGCCGGGCTGTTCACCTACGACCGGGCACGGACGCATGCCACGGAGCAGCGGGCCGAGCGGCACGCGGTGCGGGCCGTGGTGCTCGGCCGTCCCGCGGCCCGGCCCACGGTGCAGGGGGACCGCGGGCACGGCTACCGGGCCGAGGTCCGCTGGACGGAGCCGGGACGGCGGACACATACCGCCGTCGCCGATGTTCCGGCCGGGACGCGCGCCGGGGACACGATCACCGTCTGGTTCGACAGCCGGGGACGCACGACGACGCCGCCTCCGAACGACGTGACGGTCTGGCAGCACACGGTCGCGGTCGGCCTGGGCACGGCGGGAGGCGCGGCCGCGATCGTGCTCCTGGCCCGCGCGGTGGAACGCCGGGTCGCGCTGCGGCACCGGCTGGACGAGTGGGAGCGGGCCTGGGCCCGCACGGGCCCGAGGTGGACGCGGCGGCGCGCGTGA